One Calonectris borealis chromosome 16, bCalBor7.hap1.2, whole genome shotgun sequence DNA window includes the following coding sequences:
- the BFAR gene encoding bifunctional apoptosis regulator, with amino-acid sequence MEEDETLQGETERAKVETRATPEIGRQVSVSEFLCHCCYDILVNPTTLNCGHSFCRHCLALWWVSSKKNECPECREKWEGFPKVNILLRDVIEKLFSDAIEQRKEDIQQNSDVARSLATFQKYGNDQTPTVLNTGRINPRGGGFFSGVLTALTCVAVVLLGYHWSSREFEEDLLVHKPVAKWTAEEVILWLEQLGPWASHYKERFLLEKVNGRLLLTLTEEDFTKEPYSIENNNHRKAILAELECVKTLGVKPPQNLWEYKAVNPGKSLFLLYALKSSPRLSMLYLYLFDYAEAFLPFIHTICPTQEDKYEDIVTKLLDLKDPSWKQWREFIVKYLFLPYQLIAEFAWDWLDMHYWTSRFIIVNAMLLSVLELLSFWRLWSRRELKTIPHRMWRHFWKVSTQGLFVAIFWPFIPQFVCNCLFYWALYFNPIINIDLVVKEVRRLETQVQ; translated from the exons atggaagaagatgAGACTTTACAAGGTGAAACAGAGAGGGCAAAAGTTGAAACACGTGCTACTCCTGAGATTGGTCGGCAGGTATCAGTTAGTGAGTTCCTTTGCCACTGCTGTTATGACATTCTGGTCAATCCCACCACCCTGAACTGTGGGCATAGTTTCTGTAGACATTGCCTAGCCTTGTGGTGGGTATCGTCCAAGAAGAACGAATGCCCCGAATGCAGAGAAAAATGGGAGGGATTCCCCAAAGTCAACATCCTCCTCAG gGATGTTATTGAAAAGCTATTTTCTGATGCCattgaacaaagaaaagaagatattCAACAAAACAGTGATGTAGCACGCAGCTTAGCAACCTTCCAAAAATATGGGAATGACCAGACCCCTACAGTTCTGAACACAGGAAGAATTAATCCTCGAGGAGGAGGGTTTTTCTCAGGCGTTCTGACAGCTTTAACTTGTGTAGCA GTAGTTCTACTTGGATATCACTGGAGTAGCAGAGAATTTGAAGAAGATCTTCTTGTCCACAAGCCTGTTGCTAAATGGACTGCTGAGGAAGTGATACTTTGGCTAGAGCAGCTAGGCCCATGGGCTTCACAttataaagaaagatttttactGGAGAAAGTGAATGGAAG ACTCCTTCTAACACTGACAGAGGAGGATTTCACGAAAGAGCCTTACAGTATAGAGAACAATAACCATAGAAAAGCTATTTTGGCAGAACTGGAATGTGTGAAAACTTTAGGTGTTAAACCACCACAGAACCTTTGGGAATATAAG GCAGTAAATCCAGGAAAATCACTCTTTCTTCTGTATGCACTGAAGAGTTCTCCAAGACTCAGTATGTTATACCTATATTTGTTTGATTACGCAGAAGCTTTCCTACCTTTCATCCACACAATTTGCCCTACGCAAGAAGATAAGTATGAAGATATTGTCACAAAACTACTA GACCTTAAAGATCCTTCTTGGAAACAGTGGAGAGAATTCATtgtgaagtatttatttttgccatACCAGTTGATAGCTGAATTTGCTTGGGATTGGTTGGATATGCACTACTGGACATCAAGATTTATAATTGTAAATGCCATGTTGCTCTCTGTTCTGGAATTACTCTCCTTTTGGAGGCTCTGGTCAAGAAGAGAATTGAA gACTATTCCTCACCGAATGTGGAGACATTTCTGGAAAGTCTCAACCCAGGGTCTTTTTGTTGCCATTTTTTGGCCTTTTATTCCTCAGTTTGTCTGCAATTGTTTGTTTTACTGGGCCTTGTACTTTAACCCAATTATAAACATTGATCTTGTGGTTAAAGAAGTAAGGCGTCTGGAGACACAAGTGCAGTGA